The window TGCTGGGATCATAGAAGAAGTTGGATCAGATGTGAATCATCTTGTTGTCGGTGACCAGGTTGCTCTGGAGCCTGGGATCAGCTGCTGGCACTGCAATCTCTGCAAAGAGGGCCGCTACAATCTATGCCCTGGCATGAAGTTTTTCGCTACTCCTCCAGTTCATGGTTCCCTAGCCAATCAGGTTTCAGAAATTTCACTCAAAATATTTATGAAATTTCGAACTGAATCAGATCCTATCTTAAGCCAGTGTTTAGCTTCACATTCAGATTTTCAGTGAATATTACATCCGTGCCATACAATCTAACCTTTCTAATCTCTGCTTAATGTAGTATTTATCAGCACCATTCTTTATGCAATCACTGACACATAGATGTGCTTATAAATGTCACCACTTCCCACTTTAGGACATTGATGAAATGTGTGCATTCATCTCTTGGTTTACCAAAACACGCTTCTATCTTCGAAGACTGTATTGTAAATACTCCACTGACATTAGAAATTTCATTCTATCTGGATGCTGTACAGACTAAGGCTCGTGCTTCAAACTAAATTGTTTACTCCATGACATCGTTTTCATTGTTTCTTTACTGATAATATATAGGTCATtttacagatttttttttcttctcttgaacAGATTGTGCATCCTGCAGACCTATGTTTTAAGCTGCCTGACAATGTAAGCTTAGAAGAAGGGGCAATGTGTGAACCCCTCAGCGTTGGTGTCCATGCTTGTCGCCGTGCTAACATTGGCCCTGAGACGAATGTGTTGATCATGGGAGCAGGTCCCATTGGGCTTGTTACAATGTTAGCTGCTCGAGCTTTTGGAGCCCCTAGGATTGTCATTGTGGATGTTGACGATAACCGTTTATCTGTTGCAAAAAAGCTTTGTGCAGATGAAATTGTTAAAGTTTCAACTAACATTCAGGTATTTACTGTTGACCTACCTTTCCTCATTGTAAGTTGTAACAATTATCTGATTGACTGAAATATCCAAGGTGTTGGTCACTGTATAATTGTATATCAAGTTGACTGATTCTGTTTTGGATTTTATGCAAAGAACTAGTAAGCCATTATGTTAATTTTTAGAGGGATTGTAATTAaagtttttttatattttttgatagATAATGGCAGATTTTATCACCAAAGAATGACTAAACTATAGAAGAAATTGTATTTAAGTAATTGTAGCGTCCCTAATCCATTGGAAGTTAGTGGTCCTTCCCTTTTGGGCTAATTAGAAGCTCGGAAATGTCTGTGGCATTTACTTTGTAGTACCTTAATCTCTGAATCTATACTTTAAAAACACATAGCTACTTTCAATTGGCCTACTAAAGtatatattattttctattaAGTTAGGGACCTTTTACAAGCTTTGTGCTCAAATAAAAATTGTATCCTAGATTCTTAGGTTGGAAGAGACTCTTCGTAATTTTTTAGGATTGGGTTAAGTTTTGCATTAGCATTCAAGACAACTGGTATGGTTAAGGGAATGTTCTGAGTTCTAAAACCAGAAGAGGATGGTAATGAAGTGTCGAGGAGGCAGCTCCTATGCAGTTAGTGAGAAGGCCACATTTCGTTCTTGGAAGGTAGGAGGAGCTTAGATATTAAAGTTCAAGAAATTAGAAAACAAGAGGCCCTGGCTTCTAACATCACAAGGgaaatcaaaaaaaatttttaaaataaagagaCAGAGCTAAGGTAGAGCTGGGAAAGCCTATAATACTGTCAGAGAGGTCATAACCAGGAACTGACCTTGATACCGGTGACAACATTGAGTTCATGCTCGTTTGAATAGTCTGCATAAGGGGGCTTTCATTGATAATTATTCACTTCAAACAGAACTACAGGGTAATTCCATCGTTCCACAATGTTACACCCTTATGCAGATACTTAAAACTGGGTTATAATATTGTATGTCTTGTTGGATACTTCCATCTTCTGTGCAAGTTTTGTACCAgatactcaaaaaaaaaaaaaatctttctgaATCAGGGTCAAAAGGTTGTAAAATTCTTCAAATACCCAGAACTTGCTAACTGGTTGGGAGTGAGGATTTTGAACTCAGATCAGTTGTATTTACCCACATGTGAAGTTGGTGATGGTCTTGCCATATTTCAAGTGTCATTTGCTCAATTTCTTTTGAGAACGCTACTTTCCAGGCATTGTTTTTTAGACAAATATTCTAATTTTAAGTGATGGTTTTGCACAAGGAATCTTGCTCTGGAAATATTACTAGTGACCTGGGTATgggtatttttctttcttctgcaATGATTCTGATATCCtgaaaataacttttttttttttttgtgtgttccTTCTTTTGTACTTAGTTCACATAAATAGAACCTGATTCTTATTTCAGTCGCTCTTGTACCTTCAAAGGCTTCAGTCAACAGTTTTTAACTGAATTTCTCTGTAGGATACTGCTGAAGAAGTGGTTCAAATAAACAAGGCTATGGGAGCTGGAGTAGATGTGACTTTTGACTGTGCAGGTTTTAACAAAACTATGTCTACAGCTCTGAGTGTTACCCATGCAGGTGGTAAGGTGTGCCTTGTGGGAATGGGCCATAGTGAGATGACTGTTCCTCTTACACCAGCAGCTGCAAGGTATTTAACTCTTTACTTTGTCGCTAAATTTCATTGTTGAATCTCAgaaggaaaaatattttctGCGAGTCCAAAGTCCTTGAATATTTAACTTTGACATTTGTCTATTTGTTTGCTATTCAGCTTTTCAATGGCTCATAGctaattttggtaattttgttgTCAGAGAGGTCGACATCATTGGCATCTTCCGCTATAAGAACACTTGGCCTCTTTGTCTTGAATTTCTGAGGAGTGGAAAGATTGATGTGAAGCCCCTTATAACCCACAGGTTTGGGTTTTCACAGGAAGAggtagaagaagcctttgaaacCAGTGCTCGTGGAGGTAATGCCATCAAGGTGATGTTTAATCTGTAGATGAAAAGCGCCACCTTCATGACTCCTGTATTGGGTTGGATCTGTTTGTAACTACTTTTGTTGGAGCTACTTTCGTGAatattaagaaataaaaacatagtGGTTGGATCTGTTTGTAACCACTTTCGGGTGGAGCTACTTTTGTAAATATAGAGATATAAAACAGTGTGTAATTAATATAGTTTTATATACTTCTTTGGCTTCTGCACACAGTTTATGATCCATTTTATCGTATTTGGATGGGCAACTTCTCATTATTAGTATCATAGCATTTCTTGCCTCTGTAGAGGCTCTGGCTAGAGTGAAAACAAGTAATGCAAAAATTCACTTTATCCCTGGATCTTTGAACTTATTACAGTAACCAATATTTGATTATAGTAGAACATTATTCCATTGGTGTTGCTGTTCTACCCATTGGCAATTTATTCTGTTTGGTTAAATTTTCAGGATATAGTTCGTATTCTTAGCCCATTGAGGAAGATTGATCAGAAGGTTGGACAAGTAGCTACAAGTTTTTtgctgtgatttttttttttttttgagaactACTACCATTGATTAATCATACCACAGTTTGTGTAATTGCCCATAATGTGTGTAGTGGGTAAGAGAACTTTTATAATAATCAACAACTGTGCTAGGAGAACACAGAAAAGTTTGTTTTTGTATTGAGTTTTTGCATACACTAACTGTTGGATCATCAACTCATATGTCCAGCCTACTGCAGAAGCACTATATGCACATATGGGAGGATGGTAGACCCACTTGTTCAGAAATTGGATAAAGTCTTTCTATGTACTTGAGGAGTCTTGGAGAATATGGAGTTATTCCCATTTCTCTGTCATTTTTATAGAATAAAGTGTCTATTAAATGAAACTAGTGTACTACCTTGTCAGTGTGAGTTTGCCAAATGATGTTTCCCATCTAAGATCTCCACCAAAGAGTCACTCCAAATGGTTGCCTTACATTCTCTACCCTCCATGACAGGAAACATTACAAGTCCCCTTCACCCCTAGTGCTTTCCTGTTTTCATTTCAGTTCATAGCATTACTTCCATTCACATTTCCAGTGAAGCTGGCTGAGAATGCTGAATACTTGACTGCAATAAAACATGTCATTTAGGCTATAAGTTTATTGAGAAGGACATATTGAACTGGTTAAATAAATGCTGTAAGATGTTAACCATAACTGTAATGTGTTAAGCCAGGTGTAGAAGCAAATCTATGGCCACACCAACCATCAAATACAAGATTGGGCTCCGGAGCAGAAGGATGAAGAAGGTCGTCAAAAGGGTAATGTGTCTCTTCTCAACAAGGATTTTTTGAAGTTTAAGCCCAGCTTGGTGAATCGCATCCCCCAGAAGACATTGTTTTTGCTGTGCGCCCCCTACCTCCTGGATGTTCCAATTGGTCGATTGCAGCAAATTTCGGACGCCAACAAAATATGGTAATACAATGGTTTGCATCATGCCtatactttttttccttttctcattgAAGTGTTGATTTTTTCTGTTCGCATTTTCGCTCTTAAATTTGCTGAGACTGACTATAACAGATAGGCACACACTCAGCTTAGGAAATGAACCAGCCGGCGAGCTAGTTAAATGGGTTCATGTCATGCTCTAGCTTGGCTTCGTTTGTTTCCGGTGAAAACCACATATGaaaagggttttcttctttgttaCTATGCCTGgtgaagtataacgcttcactatttgcctCATGATAGTACATGAGTTGGTTCATGTGGTAGAAGACCAGTCAAACATCTCATTGAtacaatttcagtttcaaaatgAGTAGAAGttactaaaattacaaaagatgtcattttgtattttatattcaattccattggatgacattttggtaattttactaataCTTTGATTCAGAATTTGAGCAATTTGccttgcttactttggactaaaatttagCCATTGAGTTGATGAgggggtcctctatcacatggacttcaaagtgacaaatagtgaagtgttatacttcactaggcatagtgatgtATAGGGACCCATATGAAAAATATTCAGGCACAatatcttttcccttttttttttggtggggggtggggggagagggggaatGTGGAAGAAGTATATGTTTCAGTGTGTAAATATACCATTTTTCTCCCCACTATTGCTTTGACGTGTAAGATGCCAAACGTGGATCGAAAAGAATAATTTTCAGTTAAAATCTTGTCTTCGAAAACAAATTTTACCTGGAAAATTTTTTGCGGTAAATTTTACTTCGTAAATGTAAatttttacatgttgaaaagtttttcaATGTTTGTTTTATCAAAAAACAAGCATTGGAAAAATTTTATACATGTAAAATATTATAAgtaaaaaattttgaagtaaaaaatttcaagttaaatgttccaggtaaaattttacgccaAATCAAATAGAGCAACAAGTGGCATTCTTTGATGAAAAATGCCATTTTGATTTGGAATCGGTATTGATACAGCCAGTACGTATTGATATCATAATGGTGAACTAAATCCATGATGGAATCTgcataaaatggtcattttggaGGTGGATCCATTTATGTGTAAGGTAAGCCCAACCCCAAAATTTTTATCAGTTAGGAAACTCAACCCAACCCACCCTGTTGAATCACGAATGGGTTGGCTGCAGGTCTGATATCTGGACCCAACAGGACCCAATTTTGCTGAAATAAAGCTGGTGGTCGGtcgtattaaaatcctctgcagtaccggcggggcggtggtgcacatccgacggcacagcagagACCAGCACCGCCGCCCCGctggtactgcagaggatcccgGTCTGTGGTCGGTCTGCAATGCCTAAGCCCAACATGGATCAGTGAAGTACGGTAATAGCAGGTTTAGTGGGTTGGGTTTGGGAGAGGTTAGACTCTTAAGACTTGAGTTTGGATAACTTAATCTACTTATATTTATCAGGTTGGGTATGGCAGAATGTACATGTGGGTCAACCACCCCTTACTATCTCTATTCCTATTAATAATATCTTACATATCACTTGCCCTAATACAAATGAAACATTGAAACTCAACTAAATCCTTATACACAACTATACTTTGGAGTCATAAATCAAGTTTCAGCACTCATCTCTATTTTCAActtaattttctatttctcattTGCAACTTTTTCTGTCTAAACTTTTAAGATCAAGTGCATCTATCAAGTTGCTCCTTTTCCTTGTGTATTCTCCATCTTTTAACACATGAAAAACCATTCAATTGTCTTTCCTTTATAACAATttggaggggagaggggagaggggagaggggaggggggaggggggaggggggggggggggagatgaggACCAGAGACTTGAACTCCTGATGATAGGATGAACTTTACCGTATCATTCTCTCGCAACTGTGCCATCCATCCTTTTCAATCGGCTTTTTAgcggggtttttttttattggtaccTATTCTATTGGGGAAAAGGAGGGGGGTGGGAGATGAGGACTAGAGActtgaactcgagacctcctgatAGGATGGATTTTGTTAGTCCATTGGAGTCTGTGGaatgttgttgttattgttggcaacgtatttggtcatagtggtgttgtggcagtagctattgatggtttggaagagctgaaatggtcaaacagtcacctacacagctataaaggtattttggtcatttggtagggttacaagggtacctgcacttgaagaacaccatttaacagcatattaagtacttatatagtgtttggcaaaggggcgaagcagcaggtgaaggtttcatactgttaaagttgtgatttcacaagttcatgcaatggcagtgactttaaggtcatttttggaagGCTTAATGGAAATTCTGGGTGAAGTGGTCTTCATGAGAAATGAAGTTCGTTGAGTCACGGTTCCAAGGCAACTAGTCTCGCATCATTTGAGTGTTGGACGAGAAAGTTACAGATATTTTTGTGTCAATGCAcaaaaatggagcaaatctggaataggcaaaaGTTTATATACTTAGCCAAAAATTTTGGCTTATTTTTAAGTGCTATACTGTAGACAGACGTTCTCCATTATTTTGTTAAAACTCCAGAATCTCTTCGAGCGTCGGATCGGTATCTTGCATCAGATTTGGTTcattcaaagaaaaagaaagaaaaagaaagaaaaagaaaaaaaaggaggaaataaaggaaataattaAGGTGTAGTGAAGTGTGATGTTGGCATGACATCACCCCCATTTCTTATGAAGGAAGAGAGTGTGAAAATCTCTGACGCGTTTTTCCTTTTGTGCATGGTTTGTCACGAAGAatctctttatttatgattttgccactggttaccaatttttggaccattcaactttggaaggccgTATCTTGGCCATCCGATGTTCAAATGGGACGTAttgttttttgaaattgggtatttttttgaGAGGAAGCCATTGGAAGGAGTTGCAGCATCGTTTGAGCATAGAAAGTTGACGATATCACTATTTTATGCTCGATGACTCcgtattgaagatggtttgagtAGTGGAGCGTACACAGATACGATTTCTATGCATCAGAGGCTTCATGGTTGTTGGGATTACTTTGTAAGAGGTAATCTAATTATgtaaaaccctatttttttatGTTCTAGGTTGTTTGCTCTGTTGGAACCCTAGAATGGGTGAAAACCCTAATGTTGGGTCTTGTATTGGGGGGTTTTACATTCTTGTACTTTCAATTGATGGATTGTAATACCATTCAAGTTGAGGCTTGATTGGAGAAGGGGTTGTTGCCCTCGTTTGTATTGTTGCACAAACTGAAGCAGGGATTGTAGTTCTTGGGCTGTTGTTGCAGTAAAAAATTTGAGTAGCGTATTGAGAAATATATGAAACCTTGGgtagggtattgctccgtggacgtaggtagtttggccgaaccacgtaaatttggtgtcttgtctactttacttttcattgcatatattggagtgtgtttgatctGCAGAGTGGGGTGCATTGTCTGAtagacctggccacacagtggttgcaaggtggacgtgcatgtgtgttgtggaATTAGTAATTACGGGATTGCCTCGCCCAATCAGGTTTGCTTGAAATCTTCTGCATTGACATCAACACAGGGCTGGAATTTAGGGATTATTTTTTATGAACGctaattcacccccctctcagtgtcaacctgggatcaaCAGATTTTACGGTATCATTACGAGAGTCAATGTTGAGGGGGAGAATTGAAAGTAAACATTGACGGCTACCGTCCATCACCGTCCAAGACCACCAAAGAATGGCCATCGTCCAAGACTTTCTCTTAACCATGGCAAGATTGTCAAGATTGCCTTAACTCCTTCGTGgaaaaatgaagatgaaaatTGCTATAAAAGGGAACCAATGTTTCTGTATTTTGCATCCCAGTTGTAGTAGTTACATAGCTATAAAGAGTTTGTATTGTACGTGTTTCCTTTTTCAATAAAGATTCTTGAAGTTTCTCTTCCGTTAACTCTACAATAGGCTCACTTGCTTTTCTTCTATCACTGTTTGTGGTTTGTTCAATTTAACATAGATGAGACAAGTTCTAAAGGTCTTTACTTGAATCATTTATTTCAAAGTCAATCTAGTGAAGGTTGCAGATGAATGAAGAATAACATGGAATTACATTGCACGCATACATCAAGAGCATAGTAAGACCGAAAATAACAATGATGCTACTATAGCTTCCATTGTTAATTTCATCcaaaagcatagttgtcaaggcatcgcctagcaaacgccttggtcgccttgttggtgcCGCCTTGCGTCTAGGCCTCCTCCAAAGCCTTTGGTCACCTACATGCCATGACAAATATATGTCCTAACAAAAGTATaattagaaaaaggaaaagatccATTAGCCAGGAAAAATCGTAAAAACTTTTGGCATGGATGGAGGATAAATCCCTAGCAAATTCAGACCATATAAGTAATCATAAAAGACGGGCTGAGATCTCTGAGCTTAATGCAGAACATCTTAGAGCCTCTTCACAATCACAACCGTACCCATCTCCAAAACGGCCTTGTACGTCATTACCAAATGTTCCCTTCCCCAATACTT is drawn from Telopea speciosissima isolate NSW1024214 ecotype Mountain lineage chromosome 1, Tspe_v1, whole genome shotgun sequence and contains these coding sequences:
- the LOC122658572 gene encoding sorbitol dehydrogenase-like → MGKGGMSHGVDDGEVNMAAWLLGVNNLKIQPFKLPPVGPHDVRVRMKAVGICGSDVHYLKTMRCADFIVKEPMVIGHESAGIIEEVGSDVNHLVVGDQVALEPGISCWHCNLCKEGRYNLCPGMKFFATPPVHGSLANQIVHPADLCFKLPDNVSLEEGAMCEPLSVGVHACRRANIGPETNVLIMGAGPIGLVTMLAARAFGAPRIVIVDVDDNRLSVAKKLCADEIVKVSTNIQDTAEEVVQINKAMGAGVDVTFDCAGFNKTMSTALSVTHAGGKVCLVGMGHSEMTVPLTPAAAREVDIIGIFRYKNTWPLCLEFLRSGKIDVKPLITHRFGFSQEEVEEAFETSARGGNAIKVMFNL